One stretch of Comamonas testosteroni DNA includes these proteins:
- a CDS encoding phage tail tape measure protein: MSEGQRIGIYLDLFGAGKAQTDLKAVGSGLNALGPASQAGARAATQQLGTMQVSAAQTAAALRQVPAQFTDIVVSLQAGQQPLTVLLQQGGQLKDMFGGAGLAARALASYVAGLLTPLTLIAGAVAALGVAYYQGSQEQDKFNQSIVISGNLAGVTASKLAEMAKSLSSKGYSQSGAADVLSQLVATGKVGEQQLERFAAVAMDLEKRAGIPIAKTVESMAALGKEPVQASMRLNEQYGYLTTATLAQIKALEDEGRSSEAAAKAQQAYADAMAGRTKELTSNLGYIQRAWEGIKGAASSAWNAMLNVGRPETEDDVLARLRKQLETRKAQSPTVGNDAAWQAGNTKLEAQIANLEKTLASKNGNATQTAASRAIQNAGNSALKDADSVFDKARTNAEKADDAIQKFRLSIKAIRAALDDPLTTSKDRAELEKRLDPKRIAAAEDALRKQYADKGKGGASVQSADRRLDLSELQNAMRQEQAMLGQQQQQLELARSAGLISLEDYYRQKRGLIQKNAGLDEAGTQQQIDRLEQEKTKGADALNVQKQIVDLRGKLAVRQIQTQNELAAVDQQAAQAARQHAASIQQLGTAYEAYVTQLQRRADLEVAGQSMGDRRRGHVQGLSSIRENYQAQLTQLDDHKGMAAVWTPENEEFYKAKRATLVRQLADEERIYDETYDRISESQSNWITGAMRATENYLDSTRDVAGQTQNLWMTAYQGAEDMLRSFVKTGKVEVKDLFGTIVSEYVVMKGRLMMESALGGGGGGLLGFLGGMVGAKSKATGSATGSGVMSALQDLGVFAKGDVFSNSPSLSQYRNQIHSSPKFFAFAKGGAPRMGVFAEAGEEAIMPLTRGPDGNLGVRASGGPGRSGGPLVNVQFEVNNYSGAEVRQREETSAMPDGSVFKRFILDVVGESFDSGSGAPYTSAKRRFGLGG; the protein is encoded by the coding sequence ATGAGTGAAGGGCAGCGCATTGGCATTTACCTCGATCTGTTCGGCGCCGGCAAGGCTCAGACTGACCTCAAGGCCGTGGGTTCGGGGCTTAATGCCCTGGGCCCGGCCAGCCAGGCCGGCGCACGAGCTGCCACGCAACAACTGGGCACCATGCAGGTTTCTGCCGCCCAGACCGCTGCCGCGTTGCGCCAGGTGCCTGCACAGTTCACCGACATTGTGGTGTCGCTGCAGGCTGGTCAGCAGCCCTTGACGGTGCTTCTGCAGCAGGGCGGGCAGCTCAAGGATATGTTTGGCGGTGCTGGGCTTGCTGCAAGAGCCTTGGCATCGTATGTCGCAGGTTTGCTAACCCCGCTGACCTTGATCGCCGGTGCGGTCGCCGCACTTGGCGTGGCGTACTACCAAGGCAGCCAGGAACAAGACAAGTTCAATCAATCCATCGTCATTAGCGGCAACTTGGCGGGGGTGACTGCGTCCAAGTTGGCGGAAATGGCTAAGTCCTTGTCTTCCAAGGGCTACAGCCAATCAGGCGCGGCAGATGTCTTGTCTCAGCTGGTGGCTACAGGCAAGGTTGGCGAGCAGCAGCTGGAGCGCTTTGCGGCCGTGGCCATGGATCTGGAAAAGCGCGCCGGCATTCCAATCGCCAAGACCGTTGAAAGCATGGCCGCGCTGGGCAAGGAGCCCGTGCAGGCTTCGATGCGGCTCAATGAGCAGTATGGATATCTGACCACTGCAACCCTGGCCCAGATCAAGGCTCTGGAGGATGAGGGTCGCAGCTCTGAGGCTGCCGCCAAGGCTCAGCAGGCCTATGCAGATGCCATGGCGGGGCGAACCAAAGAGCTCACTTCCAATCTTGGCTATATCCAGCGTGCCTGGGAAGGCATCAAGGGTGCGGCATCGAGTGCATGGAATGCCATGCTCAATGTCGGCCGTCCTGAGACTGAGGATGATGTGCTTGCACGGCTGCGCAAGCAGCTGGAGACTCGAAAGGCGCAGTCTCCCACGGTTGGCAACGATGCAGCTTGGCAGGCTGGCAATACCAAGCTGGAAGCGCAGATTGCGAATCTGGAAAAGACGTTGGCGTCAAAGAACGGCAATGCAACACAAACTGCAGCCAGCCGGGCTATCCAAAATGCAGGCAATTCTGCCTTGAAGGATGCGGACTCTGTCTTTGATAAGGCTCGCACCAATGCGGAAAAAGCTGATGATGCGATACAAAAATTCAGGCTCAGCATCAAGGCGATACGTGCAGCCTTAGATGATCCGCTTACAACATCGAAAGATCGAGCCGAACTTGAGAAACGCCTCGATCCAAAGAGAATTGCGGCCGCTGAAGATGCTCTGCGAAAGCAGTACGCGGACAAGGGTAAGGGTGGCGCTTCGGTGCAGTCTGCAGATCGTCGCCTGGATCTGAGTGAACTCCAGAATGCAATGCGGCAAGAGCAGGCCATGCTTGGCCAGCAACAGCAGCAATTGGAGCTGGCGCGCAGTGCAGGTTTGATCTCTCTGGAGGATTACTACCGGCAAAAGCGTGGGCTGATTCAGAAGAATGCCGGCCTTGATGAGGCTGGCACGCAGCAGCAGATCGATCGCCTGGAGCAGGAAAAGACCAAGGGTGCTGATGCGCTCAATGTGCAAAAGCAGATTGTGGATCTGCGCGGCAAGCTGGCTGTGCGCCAGATTCAGACACAGAACGAACTGGCTGCAGTAGATCAGCAGGCCGCACAGGCTGCGCGTCAGCATGCTGCATCCATTCAGCAGCTGGGCACGGCCTATGAAGCCTATGTGACTCAATTGCAGCGCCGCGCTGATCTGGAGGTGGCTGGGCAGAGCATGGGTGACCGTCGCCGTGGTCATGTTCAAGGCTTGAGCAGTATTCGTGAGAACTATCAGGCCCAACTGACCCAGCTCGATGATCACAAGGGCATGGCTGCCGTCTGGACGCCTGAAAACGAGGAGTTCTACAAGGCCAAGCGCGCCACTCTCGTGAGGCAGCTGGCTGATGAAGAGCGCATCTACGACGAAACCTACGACCGTATTTCTGAGAGCCAATCCAACTGGATCACGGGCGCGATGCGTGCAACCGAGAACTATCTCGACTCCACGCGCGATGTGGCAGGCCAAACGCAAAACCTCTGGATGACCGCATATCAGGGGGCCGAGGACATGCTGCGCAGCTTTGTCAAAACAGGGAAGGTCGAAGTCAAGGACTTGTTCGGCACCATCGTTTCCGAATACGTCGTGATGAAAGGGCGCTTGATGATGGAAAGCGCCTTGGGTGGTGGTGGCGGTGGTCTGTTGGGCTTCCTTGGCGGCATGGTTGGTGCCAAGAGCAAGGCCACAGGCTCTGCAACCGGCTCGGGTGTCATGTCTGCTTTGCAAGACCTCGGCGTGTTCGCTAAGGGTGATGTCTTCAGCAACAGCCCGAGCCTGAGCCAGTATCGAAATCAGATCCACAGCTCGCCAAAGTTCTTTGCCTTCGCCAAGGGGGGTGCGCCTCGTATGGGTGTGTTTGCAGAGGCTGGTGAGGAGGCAATCATGCCGCTGACGCGCGGCCCGGATGGAAACCTTGGCGTGCGTGCCTCGGGCGGACCTGGTCGGTCTGGTGGTCCATTGGTGAATGTTCAGTTCGAGGTCAATAACTACTCGGGCGCGGAGGTTCGCCAGCGTGAAGAAACCAGCGCCATGCCCGATGGCTCTGTGTTTAAACGCTTCATTCTTGATGTGGTGGGAGAGAGCTTTGATTCTGGCAGTGGAGCGCCTTACACGAGCGCCAAGCGGCGTTTTGGGCTGGGGGGCTAA
- a CDS encoding phage tail tube protein, whose amino-acid sequence MEPIFWTNVSISVQTAVSDAFSIESISKAVEGLVKFAGVAPAELKSGAIVRLTDVNGMVAVNDRAFRVKSFDGAAKTFVLEGEDTTDYGNFTGGSAVVVTLGADFRSVQEVNASGGDFEKADITTVHGMLRRRRSTVQNPVTFAFTNLFDMGDPGFKECVKAHRSKTTRVIQLGFGTGPKILLVGAPAATGVPTGQAQGVVQTPVDIECQGVPTTLES is encoded by the coding sequence ATGGAACCGATTTTCTGGACCAATGTGAGTATCAGCGTGCAGACCGCAGTGTCTGACGCCTTTTCCATTGAAAGCATCAGCAAAGCAGTCGAAGGCTTGGTGAAGTTCGCGGGAGTTGCCCCCGCTGAGCTCAAATCTGGTGCCATCGTGCGCTTGACTGATGTGAACGGCATGGTTGCAGTGAATGACCGTGCATTCCGCGTCAAGTCTTTCGACGGTGCCGCTAAGACTTTCGTTCTGGAAGGTGAGGACACCACCGACTACGGCAATTTCACGGGCGGTTCGGCTGTCGTGGTCACGCTTGGAGCTGACTTCCGCTCTGTGCAGGAGGTCAATGCCTCGGGCGGCGACTTTGAAAAGGCCGATATCACAACGGTGCACGGCATGCTGCGCCGCCGTCGCTCTACGGTGCAGAACCCTGTCACCTTCGCCTTCACCAATCTGTTTGACATGGGTGACCCTGGCTTCAAGGAATGCGTGAAGGCTCACCGTAGCAAGACCACGCGCGTGATTCAGCTTGGTTTCGGTACCGGCCCAAAGATTCTGCTGGTGGGCGCTCCTGCAGCAACGGGCGTGCCTACCGGACAAGCCCAGGGCGTCGTGCAAACCCCTGTGGATATCGAATGCCAGGGCGTGCCCACCACTCTCGAATCGTGA